The Brasilonema sennae CENA114 genome includes a region encoding these proteins:
- a CDS encoding SET domain-containing protein, which yields METQRTASFVDSNHLLLARDQDLFEVVGQRNLNRTAIATREIKEGEVIYDILPYLSKTDADFLSVQISTQEHILDQLLEAMNHSCSPTTFVDVHRMQVIAARDISVGEELTFFYPSTEWEMDRPFQCQCQSPQCIGFVAGAKNLSISQMIQFQLNLHIKGLIKHSLNLD from the coding sequence TTGGAAACACAAAGAACTGCCTCGTTTGTAGACAGCAACCATTTGCTGCTTGCACGCGATCAAGATCTGTTTGAGGTTGTTGGACAAAGAAACTTAAATAGAACAGCGATCGCAACACGTGAAATTAAGGAGGGCGAGGTCATCTATGACATCTTGCCTTACTTATCCAAAACAGATGCAGATTTTTTAAGTGTTCAGATTAGCACTCAAGAACATATTCTTGATCAGCTACTAGAAGCCATGAATCATTCTTGTTCTCCGACAACATTTGTAGATGTTCATCGGATGCAAGTGATTGCTGCAAGGGACATCTCGGTAGGAGAGGAGTTAACCTTCTTTTACCCTTCAACAGAATGGGAAATGGATAGACCATTTCAATGTCAATGTCAGTCTCCTCAATGCATTGGTTTTGTGGCTGGAGCTAAAAACTTATCAATTAGTCAAATGATTCAATTTCAACTTAATCTCCATATCAAAGGCTTGATAAAACATTCGTTGAATCTTGACTGA
- a CDS encoding DMT family transporter, with amino-acid sequence MQTENALHVKGIILLIFINLVGATTFPLTKDIVSDLSPSALIATRFVLAAVFFAVNLRSLNALLLRDGLILGLLFFLYLATETIALQTIPANRAVFIASLSALIVPLLGWLSGQRVLLRTFLAAGLAAIGIGVMFWEGGELGIGDLLMFSGAVVYALYTLFIERVTSHHPTLSLTSVQLLFIGGLGALWSNSQVLNQFEAISQHWRAIVYLALVATAAVIWLQTLVQRWISASETALLYTIEPVFSAIFSFWLLDEHLGIRGIIGAIFVLAAVVLSQSAQKGEPDIEVKIQSS; translated from the coding sequence ATGCAAACCGAAAACGCCTTGCACGTTAAAGGAATAATACTGCTGATTTTTATTAATTTAGTTGGGGCTACGACTTTCCCATTGACTAAAGATATAGTTAGTGATCTTTCACCAAGTGCATTGATCGCCACACGCTTTGTGTTAGCAGCAGTGTTTTTTGCCGTAAACTTACGGAGTCTCAACGCGCTTTTGCTTCGCGATGGTCTGATTTTAGGACTTTTATTCTTCCTCTACTTAGCTACCGAAACAATTGCACTTCAAACCATACCAGCAAACCGAGCAGTATTTATTGCCAGTCTGAGCGCACTCATTGTACCTCTGCTGGGATGGCTAAGCGGTCAGCGCGTGCTGCTGAGAACTTTCCTCGCTGCTGGACTCGCTGCGATCGGCATTGGGGTGATGTTTTGGGAAGGGGGAGAGTTAGGAATTGGCGATTTGTTGATGTTTAGTGGTGCTGTTGTTTATGCACTCTATACACTGTTCATAGAGCGAGTCACCTCACACCACCCTACTTTATCACTCACTAGTGTCCAACTGTTGTTCATTGGAGGGCTAGGGGCACTCTGGAGTAACTCGCAAGTCCTCAACCAATTTGAGGCAATAAGCCAGCACTGGAGAGCGATTGTTTACCTAGCGCTGGTGGCAACTGCTGCTGTCATCTGGCTTCAAACTTTGGTACAGCGCTGGATTTCAGCTTCCGAAACAGCCTTACTCTACACAATAGAGCCAGTGTTCTCGGCAATCTTCTCGTTTTGGCTACTTGACGAGCATCTTGGAATACGCGGTATAATTGGGGCGATTTTTGTCTTAGCTGCAGTGGTTTTAAGTCAAAGCGCTCAGAAGGGCGAGCCAGATATCGAAGTTAAGATACAGAGCAGCTAA
- a CDS encoding helix-turn-helix domain-containing protein — MSYTIPNNSCVGCDNCRPQCPTGAIKLENNEYWIDPSLCNNCEGYYSKPQCVASCPINLPIPMQAKRGRCKVDIRDATSPDLFANGKSNPFASAIAIWEACNVLAQRSSLPWEIDEYGKACYSRQVNHGRGAIAFHITEPSNASELATELGVVEKLDIRATCMHLIFAAHATALDQPWEQVFTIDDRQIEKYLGLEKRKDLSKATKLTLMKNLVQQTCSLITSLNWPQQGRIRGFSVEGSRLWHLVETHHHFQEDDLGCKYLVGLTFKVKAGIWAQYFLNKQGCKEQTTFYQYGSLPKSLLTTVMSIWQQHEGAARLMLWLLFKTKMGKEQRITVPTLLRVAYGEEKVTLACRKREERKRLLRTFENDLEVLNHYGIKPAFDPVTYPAAIQPLWAKLVDIPEDPDDALEFWIKDGSAKTSLTDTAPRGKWNMLMNARILSFTLPPDWEQQTTTSQKKQRTTKNRTKSKTTAGYLLGEQILQARKNLKLSQRELAKMAGKSQSWIRDLENGRLKAKSEDQVVLRKVLGIAG; from the coding sequence ATGTCTTATACAATTCCTAACAACAGTTGCGTTGGATGTGACAACTGCCGTCCCCAATGTCCTACTGGTGCAATAAAATTAGAGAACAATGAATACTGGATCGACCCAAGTCTATGTAACAACTGCGAAGGCTATTATTCCAAACCCCAATGTGTAGCTAGTTGTCCCATAAACTTGCCCATCCCCATGCAAGCGAAAAGAGGCAGATGTAAAGTTGATATCAGAGATGCTACTAGCCCAGATTTATTTGCCAACGGTAAGAGCAACCCATTTGCATCGGCAATTGCTATCTGGGAGGCTTGCAATGTACTCGCACAGCGTTCTTCACTACCTTGGGAAATTGATGAATACGGAAAGGCGTGTTATAGCCGACAAGTGAACCACGGGCGAGGGGCGATCGCATTTCACATCACCGAACCAAGCAATGCAAGCGAACTCGCAACAGAATTAGGAGTTGTCGAGAAGCTCGATATCAGAGCAACTTGTATGCATTTGATTTTTGCAGCTCATGCAACAGCTTTAGATCAGCCTTGGGAGCAAGTCTTCACCATCGACGATCGCCAAATTGAGAAATATTTAGGGCTAGAGAAACGCAAAGACTTGAGCAAAGCTACTAAATTGACTTTAATGAAAAACTTGGTGCAGCAAACTTGCTCGCTGATCACCTCGCTTAATTGGCCCCAACAAGGTCGAATTAGGGGATTTTCAGTGGAAGGAAGCCGTTTGTGGCACTTAGTAGAAACTCACCATCACTTTCAAGAAGATGACTTGGGGTGCAAATATTTGGTTGGACTCACTTTTAAAGTCAAAGCAGGTATATGGGCGCAGTATTTCCTAAACAAACAAGGATGCAAAGAACAAACCACATTTTATCAATATGGTAGCTTGCCCAAATCCCTGTTAACGACTGTGATGAGTATTTGGCAGCAACACGAAGGAGCAGCGCGACTGATGCTGTGGTTGTTGTTCAAAACTAAAATGGGTAAAGAACAGCGGATTACAGTTCCCACCTTGCTGCGTGTTGCTTACGGTGAAGAGAAAGTCACGCTTGCTTGCAGAAAACGAGAAGAACGCAAGCGACTGCTACGAACTTTTGAAAACGATTTGGAAGTCCTCAATCACTATGGTATCAAACCAGCTTTCGATCCGGTGACATACCCAGCAGCGATTCAACCGTTATGGGCGAAATTGGTCGATATTCCTGAAGATCCAGATGATGCCTTAGAGTTTTGGATTAAGGACGGCAGCGCAAAGACAAGCCTAACGGATACAGCTCCCCGTGGCAAGTGGAACATGTTAATGAATGCCCGGATTCTGTCATTTACACTCCCTCCAGACTGGGAGCAACAAACCACTACATCTCAAAAAAAGCAGCGCACAACAAAAAATCGAACAAAATCAAAAACCACAGCAGGGTATCTGCTAGGCGAACAGATTTTGCAAGCAAGGAAAAATCTCAAGCTTTCCCAAAGAGAATTGGCGAAAATGGCAGGTAAAAGCCAAAGTTGGATTCGAGATTTGGAAAATGGTCGCCTCAAAGCCAAGTCAGAAGACCAAGTGGTGCTAAGGAAAGTGCTGGGAATTGCTGGATAG
- the fdxB gene encoding ferredoxin III, nif-specific, translating into MATLTGLTFGGKTWTPKFVQEIDQEKCIGCGRCFKICGHNVLLLKAMNEEGEFVDDEDDDEIEKKVMTVANPDNCVGCEACARICSKNCYTHSALNN; encoded by the coding sequence ATGGCAACGCTAACAGGATTAACATTTGGTGGTAAAACTTGGACACCCAAATTCGTTCAGGAAATTGACCAAGAAAAATGTATCGGCTGTGGTAGATGTTTTAAAATCTGCGGTCACAATGTACTGTTGTTAAAGGCAATGAACGAAGAAGGAGAATTTGTCGATGATGAGGATGATGATGAAATTGAAAAGAAAGTCATGACAGTTGCTAATCCAGATAACTGCGTGGGTTGTGAAGCTTGTGCCAGAATTTGTTCCAAGAACTGCTATACTCACTCCGCATTGAATAACTAG
- a CDS encoding cytochrome c oxidase subunit II, with the protein MQQIPVSLWTLLAGIVVTVLSIWVGQNHSLLPIQASQQAPLVDGFFNVMLSIATALFLVVEGTIVIFLVKYRHRPGDDTDGVHVEGNLPLEVFWTAVPSIIVLCLGIYSVDVFNRMGGFEVGSHPHMPHSPAHVAQMPGSAIAATLSDASLDESEIPSPAPIPKIGIGATPTELGKPADLVVNVTGMQFAWLFDYPESGVNTGELHVPVGADVLLNISATDVIHSFWVPQFRLKQDAIPGIPTQLRFVATKPGTYPVVCTELCGGYHGSMRAQVVVDTPQEFESWLSENRIAQQQDMQKAVASNPADLSTSEFLAPHAQQMGVTTATLAQIQK; encoded by the coding sequence ATGCAACAAATTCCTGTTTCACTATGGACCCTACTTGCTGGGATAGTAGTTACAGTTCTCAGCATTTGGGTTGGACAAAACCACAGTCTACTACCGATACAAGCATCGCAACAAGCGCCTTTGGTAGACGGTTTTTTTAACGTTATGCTTTCTATTGCCACCGCTCTGTTTTTGGTGGTAGAAGGAACCATTGTGATTTTTTTGGTTAAGTATCGTCACCGTCCAGGAGATGATACAGATGGCGTGCATGTTGAAGGCAACTTACCACTAGAAGTTTTTTGGACGGCTGTCCCATCTATTATCGTCCTCTGCTTAGGAATCTACAGCGTTGATGTTTTTAACCGCATGGGAGGGTTTGAAGTGGGGAGTCATCCTCATATGCCCCATTCCCCAGCTCATGTTGCCCAAATGCCAGGAAGTGCCATTGCTGCTACTCTAAGTGATGCCTCACTCGATGAGTCAGAAATCCCTTCCCCTGCACCAATCCCTAAAATTGGTATTGGCGCAACTCCCACAGAGCTAGGTAAACCAGCCGATTTGGTTGTCAACGTCACCGGAATGCAGTTTGCTTGGCTGTTCGACTACCCCGAAAGTGGAGTGAATACTGGAGAATTACACGTTCCAGTTGGTGCTGACGTGCTACTCAACATTTCTGCAACGGATGTGATTCACTCGTTTTGGGTGCCACAATTCCGGCTGAAGCAAGATGCCATTCCTGGTATTCCAACACAACTGCGATTTGTCGCCACCAAACCAGGTACATATCCAGTAGTTTGTACTGAACTTTGCGGCGGCTACCACGGCTCAATGAGAGCACAAGTTGTTGTTGACACGCCTCAAGAGTTTGAAAGCTGGCTCTCTGAAAACCGCATTGCCCAACAGCAAGACATGCAAAAAGCGGTTGCTAGCAATCCAGCAGACTTATCCACATCAGAGTTTCTTGCTCCCCACGCGCAACAAATGGGAGTCACAACTGCAACTCTGGCTCAAATTCAAAAATAG
- the ctaD gene encoding cytochrome c oxidase subunit I yields the protein MTQVELPRNTPPEDNRSGNQTVVQKHPKAWKWYDYFTFNTDHKVIGLQYLVTAFVFYLIGGLMAVVMRAELATPDADLIDPNLYNAFMTNHGTIMIFLWIVPSAIGGFGNYLVPLMIGARDMAFPKLNAIAFWLNPPAGLLLAASFIFGGSQSGWTAYPPLSLVTANTAQSLWILAIVLVGTSSILGSLNFVITIWKMKVPSMKWDQLPLFCWAIMATSVLALLSTPVLAAGLVLLLFDINFGTSFFKPDAGGNVVIYQHLFWFYSHPAVYLMILPIFGIMSEVIPVHARKSIFGYKAIAYSSLAICVVGLFVWVHHMFTSGTPGWMRMFFTISTLIVAVPTGVKIFGWVATLWGGKIRFTTAMLFALGLLSMFVMGGLSGVTMGTAPFDMHVHDTYYVVGHFHYVLFGGSVFGIYSGIYHWFPKMTGRMVNETLGRIHFILTFIGTNLTFLPMHELGLQGMPRRVAMYDPQFVSLNQICTIGAYVLAVSVIPFTINILWSWVAGAKAGDNPWNALTLEWTTSSPPLIENWEELPVVTHGPYDYGLNHSLEVQPSAATQVGA from the coding sequence ATGACCCAAGTAGAACTTCCACGTAACACTCCACCCGAAGACAATCGATCTGGTAATCAGACGGTTGTCCAAAAACATCCCAAGGCGTGGAAATGGTACGATTACTTCACATTCAATACTGACCACAAGGTTATTGGTCTCCAATACCTGGTTACGGCATTCGTGTTTTATCTGATTGGTGGACTCATGGCTGTTGTCATGCGTGCCGAACTGGCGACACCAGATGCAGATTTAATTGACCCTAACCTGTATAACGCCTTCATGACCAATCACGGGACGATCATGATTTTCTTATGGATCGTACCCAGTGCAATTGGTGGATTTGGTAACTATCTAGTGCCATTGATGATTGGCGCTAGGGATATGGCTTTTCCCAAGCTGAATGCGATCGCCTTTTGGTTAAACCCACCCGCTGGCTTACTGCTAGCAGCTAGCTTCATCTTCGGTGGCTCGCAATCTGGTTGGACAGCTTACCCACCCCTAAGCTTAGTCACAGCTAACACCGCTCAAAGCCTGTGGATACTTGCCATTGTCTTGGTAGGAACATCCTCAATTTTGGGTTCGCTGAACTTTGTCATCACCATCTGGAAGATGAAAGTTCCCAGTATGAAATGGGATCAATTGCCCTTGTTCTGCTGGGCAATTATGGCAACCTCCGTGCTCGCACTTCTCTCCACACCTGTGTTAGCAGCGGGGTTAGTGTTGCTGTTGTTTGACATCAATTTTGGGACATCGTTCTTTAAACCAGATGCAGGCGGTAACGTTGTTATTTACCAACACTTATTCTGGTTCTATTCCCATCCGGCAGTTTATCTGATGATTCTGCCTATCTTCGGCATCATGTCCGAGGTGATTCCGGTTCACGCGCGTAAGTCAATCTTTGGGTATAAGGCGATCGCCTATTCCAGTTTGGCAATCTGCGTCGTGGGTTTGTTCGTCTGGGTACACCACATGTTTACCAGCGGTACACCTGGTTGGATGCGGATGTTCTTCACTATCTCCACCCTAATTGTTGCCGTTCCCACTGGCGTGAAGATTTTCGGCTGGGTAGCAACCCTTTGGGGCGGTAAAATTCGCTTCACAACTGCCATGCTCTTCGCCCTTGGCTTGTTGTCGATGTTTGTCATGGGTGGCTTAAGCGGCGTGACAATGGGAACAGCCCCCTTTGATATGCACGTCCACGACACCTATTATGTGGTGGGGCACTTCCACTACGTCTTGTTTGGTGGTTCCGTGTTTGGTATCTACTCCGGAATCTATCACTGGTTCCCGAAAATGACCGGACGAATGGTGAATGAAACCTTAGGTCGTATTCACTTTATCCTCACCTTCATTGGCACAAATCTCACCTTCCTACCCATGCACGAGTTGGGTTTACAAGGAATGCCCCGACGAGTTGCAATGTATGATCCGCAATTTGTCAGCCTGAATCAGATTTGTACCATTGGTGCTTATGTCTTGGCGGTCTCAGTGATTCCGTTTACCATCAACATTCTCTGGAGTTGGGTTGCTGGAGCAAAAGCAGGTGATAATCCTTGGAATGCTCTGACTTTAGAATGGACAACCAGCTCACCACCACTGATTGAAAACTGGGAAGAATTGCCCGTCGTTACTCACGGTCCCTACGACTACGGTTTGAACCATAGTCTTGAGGTACAGCCATCTGCTGCAACTCAGGTCGGTGCTTAG
- a CDS encoding cytochrome c oxidase subunit 3 — protein sequence MTIATSTSTEHHHEEHPDLRVLGLLVFLASESLMFGGFFASYLFFRGITEVWPPEGTEVELLLPAINTIILVSSSFVIHLGDTAIKKNDVQGMQKWYKITAIMGAIFLVGQVIEYLSLGYGLTTNVFSNCFYLMTGFHGLHVLVGVLLILGVVWRSRRPGHYSDTKHTGIAMAEIYWHFVDIIWIVLFTLLYILTRF from the coding sequence ATGACTATAGCAACATCGACGAGTACAGAACATCATCACGAAGAACATCCAGATTTACGAGTCTTGGGACTGTTAGTGTTCCTCGCCTCTGAATCTCTGATGTTTGGTGGATTTTTTGCCAGTTATTTATTCTTTCGAGGCATTACCGAAGTTTGGCCTCCAGAAGGAACCGAAGTAGAGTTATTGTTGCCTGCAATTAACACTATCATTCTGGTTTCCAGCAGTTTTGTGATTCACTTGGGTGATACAGCAATCAAAAAGAATGATGTCCAAGGTATGCAGAAGTGGTACAAAATCACCGCTATCATGGGCGCAATTTTCTTAGTCGGTCAGGTAATTGAGTATCTCAGTTTAGGATACGGCTTGACGACCAATGTCTTTTCCAACTGTTTTTACTTAATGACTGGATTCCACGGTTTGCACGTTCTTGTCGGAGTGTTATTAATTTTGGGTGTGGTATGGCGTTCCCGCCGTCCCGGTCACTATTCTGACACCAAACACACTGGCATTGCAATGGCAGAAATTTATTGGCACTTTGTAGACATCATTTGGATTGTTCTTTTCACCCTGTTGTACATTCTCACCAGGTTTTAA
- a CDS encoding cupin: protein MKGRDWLVTEDGQYQTCQSVRPWDLLRENYRFYRFLTEVEDALSNTEDQTSHLPEIRMLVRRLIVNSYWVQSRYLEPSSKTGVSVVLLYDELGFPFTVQTVTFAPGTLSTIHNHGTWGIVAVLKGEEKNTFWQRTPNSEFQDKIERTGELTLFPGDIISLTPDAIHSVEAVGSQPTVTFNIYGETRMQDRFEFDTVSHTAKNF, encoded by the coding sequence ATGAAAGGAAGGGATTGGCTTGTTACTGAAGACGGGCAGTATCAAACCTGTCAATCTGTCAGACCATGGGACTTACTCAGAGAGAATTATCGCTTTTATCGATTCCTGACTGAAGTAGAAGATGCTCTCAGTAATACTGAAGATCAAACCAGTCATCTTCCAGAAATTCGGATGTTAGTCAGGCGGTTAATTGTTAACTCGTACTGGGTACAAAGTCGATATTTAGAGCCTTCTTCTAAAACAGGAGTTTCTGTTGTTCTTCTTTATGATGAGTTAGGTTTTCCTTTTACTGTACAAACGGTAACATTTGCGCCAGGAACGTTATCAACTATTCACAATCATGGAACTTGGGGTATTGTCGCTGTGTTAAAAGGAGAAGAAAAAAATACATTTTGGCAGCGAACCCCTAATTCAGAATTTCAGGATAAAATTGAACGAACAGGAGAATTAACTTTATTTCCAGGGGATATTATTAGCTTGACTCCTGATGCAATTCACAGCGTGGAGGCAGTGGGTTCTCAACCAACTGTAACCTTCAATATTTATGGTGAAACTCGTATGCAAGATCGTTTTGAATTTGATACAGTGAGCCATACGGCGAAGAATTTTTAA
- a CDS encoding ArsC/Spx/MgsR family protein, whose product MATVIFYEKPGCQGGTKQKTLLTAAGHQVIAYNLLTEPWTAERLRSFFGDRPVSEWFNRSAKRVKSGEIVPENLDAQTALMLMLKEPLLIRRPLMEVGDRREVGFEVEKIDAWIGLIPKDATLKDITEKLMHQDLQTCSHNSEHKHQPG is encoded by the coding sequence ATGGCAACAGTAATTTTCTATGAAAAACCAGGCTGTCAAGGTGGTACAAAGCAAAAAACTTTGCTTACAGCTGCAGGTCATCAAGTCATAGCATACAACTTGCTCACTGAACCTTGGACTGCTGAACGTTTACGCTCATTTTTTGGCGATCGCCCTGTATCTGAATGGTTTAATCGTTCTGCCAAACGGGTAAAATCTGGTGAGATAGTTCCGGAAAATTTGGATGCCCAAACAGCCTTAATGCTGATGTTAAAAGAGCCACTATTAATTCGCCGTCCTTTGATGGAAGTGGGCGATCGCCGTGAAGTCGGCTTTGAGGTAGAAAAAATAGATGCTTGGATTGGCTTAATACCCAAGGATGCAACTCTTAAAGACATTACTGAAAAACTGATGCATCAAGATTTGCAAACTTGTTCTCATAACTCTGAACATAAACATCAGCCAGGTTAG
- a CDS encoding DUF7219 family protein codes for MEDQNQKDKDSFLHPRGRYYGQFKPKNLVFNANLQQFAQKIGYITSLETSGKISPSDAYNQIKALWKQLKRSKKQLGIGNEPPSEPESPDVT; via the coding sequence ATGGAAGATCAAAATCAAAAAGACAAAGACAGCTTTCTTCATCCTCGTGGTCGCTACTATGGTCAATTTAAGCCCAAAAACTTAGTATTTAACGCTAATCTCCAACAATTCGCTCAAAAAATAGGCTATATCACGTCTTTAGAAACATCTGGCAAAATCTCTCCCTCAGATGCTTACAACCAGATTAAAGCACTATGGAAACAGTTAAAACGCAGCAAAAAACAGCTTGGCATTGGTAACGAACCACCAAGTGAACCAGAATCACCAGATGTTACGTGA
- a CDS encoding SRPBCC family protein, which translates to MSQVFEQSIQINATATTVERCITENTLMHRWLNPVLRCEPVGVWSTNVGSKSRFVIQIPVIKPTLDSTVVERQPGLVVWEFQGFFKGRDVWECQPLDKGTCLVNRFEFEIPNPLVSWGFKTFAQNWTKQDMQSQLRRLKRVAEEIQQGFQ; encoded by the coding sequence ATGTCTCAAGTCTTTGAACAGTCAATTCAAATTAACGCCACAGCCACAACTGTGGAACGCTGCATTACCGAAAATACTCTTATGCATCGCTGGCTCAATCCCGTCTTGCGTTGCGAACCTGTTGGTGTGTGGAGTACCAATGTTGGTAGCAAAAGTCGGTTTGTGATTCAAATACCAGTCATAAAGCCGACATTGGATAGCACAGTAGTGGAAAGACAGCCCGGTTTGGTTGTGTGGGAGTTCCAGGGTTTTTTTAAAGGGCGCGACGTTTGGGAATGTCAACCTCTAGACAAAGGAACCTGTCTAGTTAACCGCTTTGAGTTCGAGATTCCCAACCCTCTTGTCAGTTGGGGTTTCAAAACCTTTGCCCAAAATTGGACAAAACAAGATATGCAATCTCAACTGCGTCGGCTTAAGCGGGTTGCAGAGGAAATCCAACAAGGGTTTCAATAA
- a CDS encoding mechanosensitive ion channel — MNTTWQDITQVMEVGLSMRVRYFSEQLLAQSPTLPSERPDTVTYLQGTLQQVLNFMPRLLGAVLILLVGWLIAAIVSAVVRSLLKRTNIDNRIASGITGGRDVPQVEGIISSIVFWSILLITIVAVLDTLQLRVASQPLNSFLNQIGDFLPRLVSAAVILGVAWLVASLVKLITIRALQALRIDERLNPPQDDRLNLNSLSISETIGNALYWFIFLVFLIPLLENLGLTQALVPVESLVTQIISIIPNILGATLIAAIGWFVANIVRRIVTNLLGTTGIDNLGNRFGLSGASGTQSLSMIIGTIVYVLILIPVAIAALNQLQIAAISVPAISMLEQILNVLPSIFTAIAILIIAYFVGRFVSELVTNILTSIGFNNIFSVLGLPSPTRRVVIAQEPIAPGVSKSTPSEIVGIIALVGIMLFATLAAVNILNIPALTVLVSGIVVVLGRILAGLVVFAIGLFLANLAFSIITSSGNRQARILGQLTRIAIIAFVSAMALQQIGVASDIVNLAFGLLLGAIAVAIALSFGLGARDIARGQVQEWLDSFKGRN; from the coding sequence ATGAACACAACTTGGCAAGACATAACCCAGGTGATGGAAGTTGGTTTATCAATGAGGGTGCGATATTTCTCAGAACAATTATTAGCACAATCGCCAACCTTGCCATCGGAACGACCCGATACAGTCACTTACCTGCAAGGAACTCTACAACAGGTACTTAATTTTATGCCCCGTTTGCTGGGAGCAGTGCTGATTTTGTTAGTTGGCTGGCTGATTGCTGCTATTGTATCTGCTGTAGTACGCTCGCTCCTCAAACGCACCAATATAGACAACCGCATTGCTTCGGGGATAACCGGTGGTAGGGATGTTCCTCAAGTAGAGGGAATTATCTCCAGCATAGTCTTCTGGAGCATCCTACTCATAACAATAGTTGCCGTTTTAGATACGTTACAACTTAGAGTTGCTTCTCAGCCGCTCAACAGTTTTCTCAATCAAATTGGTGACTTTTTACCCAGACTAGTGAGTGCTGCGGTTATCTTAGGAGTCGCCTGGTTAGTAGCTAGTCTAGTCAAGCTGATAACCATACGCGCACTACAAGCGTTGCGGATAGACGAACGATTAAATCCACCACAAGACGATAGGCTAAATCTCAATAGCTTGTCTATCAGTGAGACGATTGGCAATGCTCTGTATTGGTTTATCTTTTTAGTCTTTCTCATCCCGTTGCTTGAGAATTTAGGGTTAACCCAAGCATTAGTACCAGTTGAATCTCTTGTCACACAGATTATCTCAATAATACCCAATATTTTGGGTGCAACGTTAATTGCTGCGATTGGCTGGTTTGTGGCTAACATCGTGCGTCGAATTGTCACAAACTTACTGGGGACAACGGGAATTGACAATTTGGGAAATCGGTTTGGTTTGAGTGGAGCTTCAGGAACGCAATCCCTATCGATGATTATCGGTACAATTGTTTATGTCTTGATTTTGATTCCTGTCGCAATTGCGGCACTCAATCAACTGCAAATTGCAGCGATTTCCGTACCGGCAATCTCAATGCTGGAACAGATTCTCAATGTACTGCCGAGTATCTTTACAGCAATAGCTATTTTGATTATTGCCTATTTTGTTGGGCGGTTTGTATCAGAGTTGGTAACTAATATACTCACAAGTATAGGATTTAACAACATTTTCTCTGTTCTCGGTCTGCCATCACCCACCAGACGAGTCGTCATTGCACAAGAACCAATAGCACCTGGAGTATCAAAGAGCACTCCGTCGGAAATCGTCGGCATTATCGCTCTTGTCGGTATTATGCTGTTTGCAACTTTGGCAGCAGTTAATATCCTGAACATTCCAGCGCTCACAGTATTGGTGAGTGGTATTGTGGTAGTGTTGGGGCGGATTTTGGCCGGATTGGTCGTATTCGCTATCGGTTTGTTTCTGGCAAATCTTGCTTTCAGCATTATTACCAGTTCTGGCAATCGCCAAGCACGGATTTTGGGACAACTCACCCGGATTGCGATTATTGCCTTTGTATCTGCAATGGCACTGCAACAGATTGGTGTTGCTAGTGATATTGTGAATTTAGCTTTTGGACTTTTACTGGGAGCGATCGCCGTTGCTATTGCATTGTCGTTTGGTTTAGGTGCTCGCGATATTGCCAGAGGACAAGTCCAAGAGTGGCTTGACTCCTTCAAAGGAAGAAATTAA
- a CDS encoding fasciclin domain-containing protein — protein MLNQNPLKAPITKSQFKKLACAVGIAGVTTLISVPVLAKFYPPMALFQPSAHRSYPYRNSEKSIADTLSQNTKFANLYHELKKAGLLDTLKQGNYTIFAPTNEAFNALPKKDFERYSQPQNRAKVLKYHLVTSNITGKDQDLNGKLVTTVEGDQIKITVDPEGTVKLNNAIGKHPSIKASNGVIIEVDKVLMPPGL, from the coding sequence ATGCTTAATCAAAATCCTCTAAAAGCCCCAATCACCAAGAGCCAGTTCAAGAAATTAGCTTGCGCTGTAGGAATTGCTGGTGTCACTACCCTCATCAGTGTTCCTGTGTTAGCCAAATTCTATCCTCCTATGGCTCTTTTTCAGCCTTCAGCTCATCGCAGTTATCCCTACCGCAACTCTGAGAAAAGCATTGCTGATACACTAAGCCAAAATACTAAATTTGCTAATCTTTATCATGAGTTGAAAAAAGCAGGTCTTCTGGATACTTTGAAGCAAGGTAATTACACAATATTTGCTCCAACCAATGAAGCCTTTAATGCTTTACCTAAAAAGGACTTTGAGCGATATAGCCAGCCACAAAATCGAGCCAAAGTGCTGAAGTATCATTTAGTTACTAGTAATATTACTGGTAAAGACCAAGACCTAAATGGTAAATTAGTCACAACTGTTGAAGGGGATCAAATCAAAATAACTGTTGACCCAGAAGGCACAGTCAAGCTGAATAATGCGATTGGTAAGCATCCCTCTATCAAAGCAAGCAATGGTGTGATTATTGAAGTTGACAAGGTACTTATGCCCCCTGGGTTGTAA